A window of the Cynocephalus volans isolate mCynVol1 chromosome 10, mCynVol1.pri, whole genome shotgun sequence genome harbors these coding sequences:
- the LOC134387634 gene encoding olfactory receptor 7A17-like gives MKPENYTQTSVFLLLGFFEEPELQPILFGLFLSMFLVTLFGNLLIILAIISDSHLHTPMYFFLSNLSFIDICFTSTTIPKMLVNMQTQSKVITYTVCITQMFFFTHFVGLESFLLTVMAYDRFVAICHPLHYKVIMSPWLCVLLVLVSWMTSVLQSLLHTLMVMRLSFCTRLEIPHFFCELNEVVHLACSDTFLNDLVMYFAAALLGGGSLAGILYSYSKIVSSICRISSAQGKYKAFSTCVSHLSVVSLFYCTILGVYLSAAAAHNSLSSATASVMYTVVTPMLNPFIYSLRNKDIKRTLKDSLGKKLRKSQLSCC, from the coding sequence ATGAAACCAGAGAATTATACACAAACTTCAGTATTTCTTCTTCTGGGATTTTTTGAGGAACCAGAATTGCAACCCATCCTCTTTGGGCTGTTCCTGTCCATGTTCCTGGTCACCTTGTTTGGAaacctgctcatcatcctggcCATTATCTCAGACTCCCACCTGCAcacacccatgtacttcttcctctccaacctgTCCTTCATAGACATCTGTTTCACCTCCACCACTATCCCAAAGATGCTGGTGAATATGCAGACACAGAGCAAAGTCATAACCTACACAGTCTGCATCACCCAGATGTTCTTTTTCACACACTTTGTAGGATTGGAGAGCTTCCTGCTGactgtgatggcctatgaccggttTGTGGCCATCTGTCACCCCCTACACTACAAAGTCATCATGAGCCCCTGGCTCTGTGTGTTGCTGGTTCTGGTGTCCTGGATGACGAGTGTCCTGCAATCCCTGTTACATACTTTAATGGTGATGCGGCTGTCCTTCTGTACACGCTTGGAAATCCCccactttttctgtgaactcaATGAGGTGGTCCATCTTGCCTGTTCTGACACCTTTCTTAATGACCTGGTGATGTACTTTGCAGCAGCACTGCTGGGTGGGGGATCCCTTGCTGGTATCCTTTACTCCTACTCCAAGATAGTTTCCTCCATATGCAGAATTTCATCAGCTCAGGGGAAGTATAAAGCATTTTCCACCTGTGTGTCTCACCTCTCAGTTGTCTCCTTATTTTATTGTACGATCCTAGGTGTGTACCTTAGTGCTGCTGCTGCACACAATTCACTCTCAAGCGCTACAGCCTCAGTTATGTACACTGTGGTCACACCCATGctgaaccccttcatctacagtctgaggaataaagacataaaaaggaCACTGAAGGATTCTTTGGGAAAGAAACTAAGAAAGAGCCAATTGTCCTGTTGCTAA